The proteins below are encoded in one region of Triticum aestivum cultivar Chinese Spring chromosome 1B, IWGSC CS RefSeq v2.1, whole genome shotgun sequence:
- the LOC123088249 gene encoding glutathione S-transferase 4, whose product MKREAGDHLLPDFLAKNPFSQVPVLEDGDLTLFESRAIARHVLRKYKLELLVGDGSPESAAMVDVWLEVEAHQHHPVAGAISIQCLLAPLLGGVRDQAIVDENVVKLRKVLEVYEERLSASKYLAGESVSLADLNHFPLMHYFMQTEYASLVEERPHVKAWWEELKARPAARKVKEFMSPDFGLGNKAEQ is encoded by the exons ATGAAACGCGAGGCCGGTGACCACCTTCTGCCGGACTTCCTCGCAAAGAACCCCTTCAGCCAGGTCCCCGTTCTCGAGGACGGCGACCTCACCCTCTTCG AATCGCGCGCAATCGCGAGGCACGTGCTTCGCAAGTACAAGCTGGAGCTGCTGGTGGGAGACGGCTCGCCGGAGTCGGCGGCGATGGTAGACGTGTGGCTGGAGGTGGAGGCCCACCAGCACCACCCCGTGGCGGGCGCCATCTCGATCCAGTGCCTCCTCGCCCCGCTCCTCGGCGGCGTGCGCGACCAGGCCATCGTCGACGAGAACGTCGTGAAGCTGAGGAAGGTGCTGGAGGTGTACGAGGAACGGCTGTCCGCGTCCAAGTACCTCGCCGGGGAGTCGGTCAGCCTCGCCGACCTCAACCACTTCCCGCTCATGCACTACTTTATGCAGACGGAGTACGCGTCGCTAGTAGAGGAGCGCCCGCATGTCAAGGCGTGGTGGGAGGAGCTAAAGGCCAGGCCGGCGGCGAGGAAGGTCAAGGAGTTCATGTCACCGGACTTTGGGCTGGGGAACAAGGCAGAGCAGTGA